Proteins from a single region of Juglans microcarpa x Juglans regia isolate MS1-56 chromosome 5S, Jm3101_v1.0, whole genome shotgun sequence:
- the LOC121268205 gene encoding RNA pseudouridine synthase 6, chloroplastic-like has translation MVKISCHHIEPSARGTPIKMGSASFASVLANGWQSFSSPVAFVRTLATTNAPLCKHYNDNHLVAWSSTSGSPQSNGRTFACESSSPDVTAITPVVCGPEYHRLLPCTTHKGPPRVEHLVVSEEGPVLEYICKTLDLPPLFVADLIRFGAVYYALVCPKPPPSATPEQLRIFEVVTAPSVLRKRASIKGKTIQAAQKTFRVTHVDQFLEAGSYLRVYVHPRRFPRCYEIDWNSRIIAVAESYVVLDKPSGTSVGGTTNNIEETCATFATRALGLTTPLLTTHQIDNCTEGCVLLARTKDYCSVFHGKIREKKVKKLYLALVAAPVPIGIITHYMRPTSMAPRLISEDFIEGWNFCQLEVLECKEVPWPNAVIENKYCIEDCGWPSKDVAYECKINLLTGRTHQIRAQLAASGAPLVGDLMYMPAAIAEMNNPGLNPFGKCKKGYTSETDNSTAVTEWIALHGKEPKIAIGLQACQISWDNGAHTYKAGSPWWRCEIA, from the exons ATGGTCAAAATATCTTGTCATCACATCGAACCCAGTGCAAGGGGGACCCCAATCAAGATGGGTTCCGCGAGTTTTGCTTCAGTCTTAGCCAATGGCTGGCAGAGTTTCAGTTCGCCAGTGGCTTTCGTGCGCACGTTAGCAACCACCAACGCTCCGCTCTGTAAGCACTACAACGACAATCACTTGGTTGCTTGGTCTTCGACTTCTGGGTCTCCACAAAGCAATGGCAGAACGTTTGCATGTGAATCCTCGAGTCCAGACGTTACCGCCATAACTCCTGTTGTATG CGGCCCCGAATATCATCGCTTGCTTCCGTGTACCACACACAAGGGCCCGCCCAGAGTTGAACACTTGGTTGTTTCAGAAGAAGGGCCTGTTCTGGAATATATCTGTAAAACTCTGGATCTTCCTCCTCT gTTCGTTGCAGATCTCATTCGTTTTGGAGCTGTATATTATGCCCTTGTATGTCCAAAGCCTCCTCCAAGTGCCACCCCAGAGCAACTTAGGATATTTGAAGTTGTTACAGCACCATCAGTACTAAGAAAGAGAGCTTCCATCAAAGGGAAAACAATACAAGCGGCACAAAAGACTTTTAGGGTAACTCATGTAGATCAGTTCCTTGAAGCCGGATCATACTTACGGGTGTATGTGCACCCAAGACGCTTTCCAAG GTGCTATGAAATTGACTGGAACTCAAGGATCATAGCTGTGGCTGAATCCTACGTGGTTTTGGACAAACCTTCGGGTACATCA GTGGGCGGAACTACGAACAATATTGAAGAAACTTGTGCAACCTTTGCTACCCGTGCCCTTGGTTTAACAACCCCTTTGTTGACCACCCACCAGATTGATAATTGCACAGAAGGCTG TGTTTTGTTAGCAAGGACAAAGGATTACTGTTCAGTTTTTCATGGAAAAATCAGA GAGAAAAAGGTGAAGAAACTTTATCTTGCTCTTGTTGCTGCTCCTGTGCCAATTGGGATTATTACGCACTACATGCGTCCAACAAGCATGGCGCCAAGACTCATTTCAGAAG ATTTCATTGAAGGATGGAACTTTTGTCAACTTGAGGTCTTGGAATGCAAGGAGGTTCCGTGGCCGAATGCTgtcattgaaaataaatattgtatcgAAGATTGCGGCTGGCCCTCCAAAGATGTTGCATATGAGTGTAAAATCAACCTTCTGACTGGTCGGACTCATCAG ATTCGAGCACAGCTGGCTGCCTCTGGTGCACCGTTAGTGGGTGACTTGATGTACATGCCAGCTGCAATTGCAGAGATGAATAATCCTGGGCTTAACCCATTTGGCAAATGCAAGAAAGGTTATACAAGTGAGACAGATAACTCAACGGCTGTTACAGAATGGATTGCACTGCATGGGAAGGAACCAAAGATTGCTATTGGTCTTCAGGCATGTCAGATCTCATGGGATAATGGTGCACACACATATAAGGCTGGATCTCCTTGGTGGAGATGTGAAATAGCTTAG
- the LOC121267036 gene encoding glucose-6-phosphate/phosphate translocator 2, chloroplastic-like has translation MISSVKLTASSFTALDLTTRKLPFSKPRFPSQPTTQNAKQSLNRSFSSQKPIYISSIENFALPTVTQKRGTECNAYEDDRSRPLEINIEFPDELTRFEAAQRLKIRIYFATWWALNVVFNIYNKKVLNAFSYPWLISTLSLATGSLMMLISWATRIAEVPNTDLEFWKRLFPVAVAHTVGHVAATVSMWKVAVSFTHIIKSGEPAFSVLVSRFLLGEMFPVPVYLSLLPIIGGCTLAAVTELNFNMTGFMGAMISNLAFVFRNIFSKKGMKGKSISGMNYYACLSMLSLLILTPFAIAVEGPKMWAVGWEKAISQSGPHFIWWVAAQSVFYHLYNQVSYMSLDQISPLTFSIGNTMKRISVIVSSIIIFHTPVQPINAIGAAIAILGTFLYSQAKQ, from the exons ATGATCTCTTCGGTGAAGTTGACAGCCTCATCCTTCACGGCGTTAGATTTGACAACCCGAAAGCTTCCTTTTTCGAAGCCTCGGTTTCCTTCCCAACCCACCACTCAGAATGCGAAACAGAGCCTTAACCGCTCTTTCTCTTCCCAGAAACCCATTTACATTTCTTCCATCGAGAATTTCGCATTGCCAACGGTGACCCAAAAGCGCGGAACAGAGTGCAATGCCTACGAAGACGACCGGTCTCGGCCACTTGAGATTAACATCGAGTTTCCGGACGAGCTGACCCGATTTGAGGCGGCTCAGAGGCTCAAGATTAGAATATATTTCGCCACCTGGTGGGCTCTTAATGTGGTTTTCAATATATACAACAAGAAGGTTCTGAATGCTTTTTCATACCCGTGGCTCATTTCCACGCTTTCGCTCGCAACTGGGTCGCTCATGATGCTGATTTCGTGGGCCACGAGGATTGCCGAAGTTCCCAATACAGATTTGGAGTTCTGGAAGAGACTTTTTCCG GTTGCGGTGGCACACACCGTTGGGCATGTTGCAGCGACTGTGAGCATGTGGAAAGTTGCAGTTTCGTTCACCCACATCATCAAGAGTGGCGAGCCTGCTTTCAGCGTCTTGGTTTCAAGGTTTTTGCTTGGTGAGATGTTTCCGGTGCCGGTTTATCTGTCACTCTTGCCAATTATCGGAGGATGCACCCTTGCCGCAGTGACCGAGCTCAATTTCAACATGACTG GGTTTATGGGCGCCATGATATCAAATTTAGCCTTTGTGTTTCGCAACATATTCTCCAAGAAAGGGATGAAGGGGAAGTCTATTAGTGGGATGAACTACTATGCTTGTCTGTCTATGTTGTCTCTTTTGATTCTTACACCTTTTGCCATTGCCGTGGAGGGCCCCAAGATGTGGGCGGTTGGCTGGGAAAAAGCCATCTCTCAGAGTGGACCACATTTCATATG GTGGGTGGCAGCGCAGAGTGTCTTCTATCACTTGTATAACCAAGTTTCATACATGTCTCTCGATCAGATTTCTCCATTGACTTTTAGCATAGGAAACACAATGAAGCGGATATCTGTTATAGTCTCATCTATCATAATCTTTCACACACCAGTCCAACCCATCAATGCTATTGGAGCTGCCATTGCAATTCTTGGCACCTTCCTCTACTCACAG GCCAAGCAGTGA
- the LOC121268206 gene encoding N6-mAMP deaminase: protein MEWFASIPKVELHAHLNGSIRDSTLLELAKDLGEKGVIVFSDVEHVILKNDRSLTEVFKLFDLIHIITTDHATVKRITKEVIEDFASENVVYLELRTTPKRNDSKGMTKRSYMEAVMEGVRAVSTVDVVFPHNNVDAGSHIISVPVNDMCNGTARKKIYVRLLLSIDRRESTAAAMETVKLALEMRDLGVVGIDLSGNPVVGEWITFLPALKFAREHGLDITLHCGEVPNPKEIQAMLDFIPQRVGHACYFGEDDWKKLKSYNIPVEICLTSNITTASVSSLDVHHFADLYKAKHPLVLCTDDSGVFSTSLSKEYNLAAAAYGLGKREMFELARNAIEFLFENDEVKQDLRSIFDLAAKKLDL, encoded by the exons ATGGAGTGGTTTGCTTCAATACCAAAGGTGGAACTACACGCTCACCTCAATGGATCCATTAGAGACTCCACACTGCT TGAACTTGCTAAAGATCTGGGTGAAAAGGGTGTCATAGTTTTCTCAGATGTGGAGCATGTAATCTTGAAAA ATGACCGTTCTTTAACCGAGGTGTTCAAATTGTTTGACCTGATCCACATTATTACTACCGATCACGCAACCGTTAAAAGAATTACCAAAGAA GTTATTGAAGATTTTGCCTCTGAAAATGTTGTATACCTGGAATTAAGAACGACTCCAAAG AGAAATGATTCGAAAGGAATGACTAAACGCTCTTACATGGAAGCAGTAATGGAAGGTGTAAGGGCTGTTAGTACAGTTGATGTGGTTTTTCCACATAACAATGTGGATGCTGGAAGTCATATAATATCTGTACCTGTAAATGATATGTGTAATGGAACAGCAAGAAAAAAGATATATGTTCGGCTCCTTTTGAGTATTGACCGTCGGGAGTCCACTGCAGCTGCAATGGAAACT GTTAAGCTTGCTCTGGAAATGAGAGATTTAGGAGTAGTTGGTATTGACCTTTCTGGAAATCCTGTTGTGGGTGAATG GATCACATTTTTGCCGGCATTAAAGTTTGCTAGAGAACATGGTCTTGATATAACTCTTCACTGTGGAGAG GTACCTAATCCAAAAGAGATACAAGCAATGCTAGACTTTATTCCCCAGAGGGTTGGCCATGCCTGTTACTTTGGAGAGGATGATTGGAAGAAGTTGAAATCCTATAATATCCCG GTTGAAATTTGTCTGACTTCCAACATCACGACTGCATCAGTTTCCTCACTAGATGTTCACCATTTTG CTGACCTATACAAGGCAAAACATCCATTAGTCCTCTGCACTGATGATTCTGGGGTGTTCTCCACCAGTCTTTCCAAAGAGTATAATCTTGCTGCTGCTGCATATG GTCTTGGAAAAAGGGAAATGTTTGAGCTGGCAAGAAATgcaattgaatttttatttgaaaatgatgaagttAAGCAAGATTTGAGAAGCATTTTCGATTTGGCAGCTAAGAAGCTGGATTTGTGA